A section of the Acyrthosiphon pisum isolate AL4f unplaced genomic scaffold, pea_aphid_22Mar2018_4r6ur Scaffold_21232;HRSCAF=23378, whole genome shotgun sequence genome encodes:
- the LOC107883148 gene encoding THAP domain-containing protein 1-like produces the protein MVASCSAHGCVNRQIKGIKNHFFTFPLRNPERNAKWIKAVGRKGFIPTKNARFCSNHFLKSDFKTPVGGTYKLLLCDDAVPSIFNMTVIQTPTTIYITQKCVNQLQVN, from the exons atggtAGCATCGTGTTCTGCACATGGCTGTGTAAACAGACAAATAAAAggcattaaaaatcatttttttac ATTTCCATTACGAAATCCTGAGCGCAATGCTAAGTGGATAAAAGCTGTTGGACGAAAAGGCTTTATTCCAACAAAAAATGCACGATTTTGTAGTaatcattttttgaaaagtGATTTTAAAACTCCAGTTGGtggtacctataaattgttattgtgtGATGATGCTGTACCATCAATATTCAACATGACTGTTATTCAAACAccaacaacaatatatattactcAGAAATGTGTGAACCAACTTCAAGTCAATTAA